The Micromonospora sp. WMMD961 genome has a segment encoding these proteins:
- a CDS encoding TIGR03936 family radical SAM-associated protein translates to MGGHAGTPEEPTIAKKPQPEGGQAPVVQRVRIRYAKRGPLRFTSHRDFARAFERALRRAAVPVAFSQGFHPHPKISYASAAPTGVASEAEYLEIALQAAVDPQELRVALDAALSPGLDVLDAVIAEGGNLPERIEASRWHIEMPEVDPTVLRAAVDAFVAADEVLVERMTKQGRRTFDARAAVISIDASAPTPTPSGAPAVPCAILELVVRQVTPSVRPDDVLSGLRVVADLEPPVSPRVTRLAQGTLTAQGAIVDPLDADRDGAAIVGH, encoded by the coding sequence ATGGGTGGACACGCAGGTACCCCCGAGGAGCCCACGATCGCCAAGAAGCCTCAACCCGAGGGCGGCCAGGCACCGGTCGTCCAGCGCGTCCGCATCCGCTACGCCAAGCGCGGGCCGCTGCGGTTCACGTCGCACCGGGACTTCGCCCGGGCGTTCGAGCGCGCGCTCCGCCGGGCCGCTGTGCCGGTCGCCTTCTCCCAGGGTTTCCACCCGCACCCGAAGATCTCCTACGCCAGCGCCGCGCCCACCGGGGTGGCGAGCGAGGCGGAGTACCTGGAGATCGCCCTCCAGGCCGCGGTCGACCCACAGGAACTGCGCGTGGCGTTGGACGCCGCGCTCTCGCCGGGACTGGACGTCCTGGATGCGGTGATCGCCGAGGGCGGCAACCTGCCGGAGCGGATCGAGGCGTCGCGCTGGCACATCGAGATGCCCGAGGTGGACCCGACGGTGCTGCGTGCCGCGGTCGATGCCTTCGTCGCCGCCGACGAGGTGCTGGTAGAGCGGATGACCAAGCAGGGACGGCGGACGTTCGACGCCCGCGCCGCCGTGATATCGATCGATGCCTCGGCACCGACGCCGACGCCTTCCGGGGCGCCGGCCGTCCCGTGTGCGATACTCGAACTGGTCGTGCGGCAGGTCACCCCGTCCGTACGGCCCGATGACGTCCTTTCCGGCCTCCGCGTGGTGGCCGACCTGGAGCCGCCGGTTTCGCCGAGGGTGACCCGGCTGGCTCAGGGCACGTTGACCGCGCAGGGTGCGATCGTGGATCCGTTGGATGCGGACCGCGACGGGGCAGCCATCGTTGGGCACTGA
- the mycP gene encoding type VII secretion-associated serine protease mycosin — protein MTVNVGGLRPVIASLLAGFLVVGAAQPAAAAPRRAEQWYLDELRIDQAHEISTGRGVVVAVLDTGVESTHPDLRGQVLAGGRSYGGSGDGRTDEEGHGTHMAGIIAAKSGGRDGVDGIAPGAKILPIKLRRAGETNTAAAVTLGIRMAVDGGAKVINMSFGGPGSASPDEVSAIKYALDHDVVVVASAGNTAKGDTTVISPANTPGVIAVTGTTRGGTFWSGSVRGPEAVVAAPGDGIYNTANEGGYGWGDGTSDSAAVVSGLAALIRAKFPDLNAPSVINRIIRTARDAGPAGRDPQYGFGVIDPVKALTANVPPVTANPLLGPAAATEPGPARTGGTDEEFDVTQHGDRGGPTDQQVMVVGIGIAAVLVLLLGLAVFLIWNRRRYRREAARAADIPDHLLDQAAPGAYPSPEAGYAPPPGYAPPPSGYAPPPGYAPPSNYGPPSGPPPPPPQR, from the coding sequence ATGACTGTGAACGTCGGAGGCCTCCGGCCGGTGATTGCCAGCCTGCTGGCGGGGTTCCTGGTGGTGGGGGCCGCCCAACCGGCGGCCGCCGCGCCGCGGCGGGCCGAGCAGTGGTATCTGGACGAGCTCCGCATCGACCAGGCGCACGAGATCTCGACCGGGCGGGGCGTGGTCGTGGCCGTGCTCGACACCGGCGTCGAGTCCACCCACCCGGATCTGCGCGGTCAGGTGCTGGCCGGTGGTCGCAGCTACGGCGGCTCCGGCGACGGCCGGACCGACGAGGAGGGGCACGGCACGCACATGGCCGGCATCATCGCGGCGAAGAGCGGTGGCCGAGACGGGGTGGACGGCATCGCCCCCGGTGCGAAGATCCTCCCCATCAAACTGCGGAGGGCCGGCGAGACCAACACCGCCGCGGCGGTGACCCTCGGCATCCGGATGGCCGTCGACGGCGGCGCCAAGGTGATCAACATGTCCTTCGGTGGCCCCGGTTCGGCCAGCCCAGACGAGGTGAGCGCGATCAAGTACGCGCTGGACCACGACGTCGTCGTGGTCGCCTCCGCCGGCAACACGGCCAAGGGCGATACCACCGTCATCAGCCCGGCCAACACCCCCGGTGTGATCGCGGTGACCGGTACGACCCGGGGCGGCACGTTCTGGTCCGGCTCCGTCAGAGGGCCGGAGGCGGTGGTCGCCGCTCCCGGCGACGGCATCTACAACACCGCCAACGAGGGCGGTTACGGCTGGGGCGACGGGACGTCCGACTCGGCCGCCGTCGTCTCCGGTCTGGCCGCGCTGATCCGGGCGAAGTTTCCGGACCTGAACGCTCCGAGCGTGATCAACCGGATCATCCGGACGGCGCGGGACGCCGGCCCGGCCGGCCGGGACCCGCAGTACGGCTTCGGGGTGATCGACCCGGTCAAGGCGCTGACCGCGAACGTGCCGCCGGTCACCGCCAACCCACTTCTGGGCCCGGCCGCCGCGACCGAACCGGGTCCGGCCCGCACCGGGGGCACGGACGAGGAGTTCGACGTCACCCAGCACGGCGACCGCGGTGGCCCCACCGACCAGCAGGTCATGGTGGTAGGCATCGGCATCGCCGCGGTGCTGGTGTTGTTGCTGGGGCTGGCGGTGTTCCTGATCTGGAACCGCCGTCGCTACCGCCGGGAGGCCGCACGGGCTGCCGACATCCCGGACCACCTGCTCGACCAGGCGGCTCCCGGCGCGTACCCGTCGCCGGAGGCGGGTTACGCCCCGCCGCCCGGGTACGCACCTCCGCCCTCCGGGTACGCCCCTCCGCCGGGGTACGCCCCGCCCTCGAACTACGGCCCGCCAAGCGGTCCACCGCCCCCGCCGCCCCAGCGGTAG
- a CDS encoding TIGR03960 family B12-binding radical SAM protein, producing MSAPSTTPRAATTNSGDDSGSAPLTPPRDQDPSVWSQLEPLLPQVSKPIQYVGGELGAVTKDWDAAAVRWALMYPDAYEVGLPNQGVQILYEVLNELPDTLAERTYAVWPDLETLMRTHGVPQFTVDAHRSVRTFDVFGLSFSTELGYTNMLTAIDLAGIPLLAADRTDADPVIVAGGHAAFNPEPIADFIDAAVLGDGEEAVLEITAIVREWKAEGSPGGRDELLLRLARTESVYVPRFYDVDYLPDGRIQRVVPNRADVPFRVHKRTTMDLDAWPYPKKPLVPLAETVHERYAVEIFRGCTRGCRFCQAGMITRPVRERSITTVAQMVREGLEFSGFSEVGLLSLSSADHSEIGDMCSGLAQQYEGTNVSLSLPSTRVDAFNIDLAQELSRNGRRTGLTFAPEGGSERIRKVINKMVSKEDLIRTVVTAYTNGWRQVKLYFMCGLPTETDEDVLEIAEMAHEVIRAGRAATGSKDIRCTVSIGGFVPKPHTPFQWAAMDRPEVIDHRLKILKQAINSDRSLGRAIGYRYHDGEPSLIEGLLSRGDRRVGSVIRKVWENGGRFDGWSEHFSYQRWVDAAAETLPAFGVDLDWYTTRQREELEVLPWDHLDSGLDKDWLWQDWQDSFSEFEQDDCRWTPCFDCGVCPSMDTEIQIGPTGKKLLPLTPLGGNGMKVPAGDNSA from the coding sequence ATGAGTGCCCCGTCCACGACGCCGCGCGCGGCCACGACCAATTCGGGCGACGACTCCGGCTCGGCGCCGCTGACGCCGCCCCGCGACCAGGATCCGTCGGTCTGGTCCCAGCTCGAGCCGCTGCTGCCCCAGGTCTCCAAGCCCATCCAGTACGTCGGTGGCGAGCTGGGTGCGGTCACCAAGGACTGGGATGCGGCAGCCGTGCGCTGGGCGTTGATGTACCCGGACGCGTACGAGGTGGGCCTGCCCAACCAGGGCGTGCAGATCCTCTACGAGGTGCTCAACGAGCTGCCCGACACCCTCGCCGAGCGGACGTACGCGGTCTGGCCGGACCTGGAGACCCTGATGCGCACGCACGGCGTGCCGCAGTTCACCGTCGACGCGCACCGGTCGGTACGCACCTTCGACGTGTTCGGCCTCTCCTTCTCCACCGAGCTGGGCTACACCAACATGCTCACCGCGATCGACCTGGCCGGCATTCCGCTGCTGGCCGCCGACCGTACCGACGCCGACCCGGTGATCGTGGCCGGTGGGCACGCCGCGTTCAACCCGGAGCCGATCGCCGACTTCATCGACGCCGCGGTGCTCGGCGACGGCGAGGAAGCGGTCCTGGAGATCACCGCGATCGTCCGGGAGTGGAAGGCCGAGGGCTCCCCGGGGGGCCGCGACGAGCTGTTGCTGCGGCTCGCCCGCACCGAGAGCGTCTACGTGCCGCGCTTCTACGACGTCGACTACCTCCCGGACGGGCGGATCCAGCGGGTCGTGCCGAACCGGGCGGACGTGCCGTTCCGGGTGCACAAGCGCACGACGATGGACCTGGACGCCTGGCCGTACCCGAAGAAGCCCCTCGTGCCGCTGGCCGAGACGGTGCACGAGCGGTACGCGGTGGAGATCTTCCGGGGCTGCACCCGGGGGTGCCGGTTCTGTCAGGCTGGCATGATCACCCGGCCGGTGCGGGAGCGGTCGATCACCACGGTCGCGCAGATGGTCCGCGAGGGCCTGGAGTTCTCCGGCTTCTCCGAGGTCGGTCTGCTGTCGCTCTCCTCGGCGGACCACTCCGAGATCGGCGACATGTGCTCGGGCCTCGCCCAGCAGTACGAGGGCACGAACGTCTCGCTGTCGCTGCCGTCGACCCGGGTGGACGCCTTCAACATCGACCTCGCGCAGGAGCTGTCCCGCAACGGGCGGCGTACCGGCCTGACCTTCGCCCCGGAGGGCGGGTCCGAGCGGATCCGCAAGGTCATCAACAAGATGGTGTCGAAGGAAGACCTGATCCGTACGGTCGTCACCGCGTACACCAACGGCTGGCGGCAGGTGAAGCTCTACTTCATGTGCGGCCTGCCCACCGAGACCGACGAGGACGTCCTCGAGATCGCGGAGATGGCGCACGAGGTGATCAGGGCCGGCCGGGCGGCCACCGGCTCCAAGGACATCCGCTGCACGGTCTCCATCGGCGGGTTCGTGCCGAAGCCGCACACGCCGTTCCAGTGGGCCGCCATGGACCGCCCGGAGGTCATCGACCACCGGCTCAAGATCCTCAAGCAGGCCATCAACTCGGACCGCTCGCTGGGTCGGGCCATCGGCTACCGCTACCACGACGGCGAGCCGTCGCTGATCGAAGGGCTGCTCTCCCGGGGTGACCGGCGGGTCGGTTCGGTGATCCGCAAGGTGTGGGAGAACGGCGGCCGGTTCGACGGGTGGAGCGAGCACTTCTCCTACCAGCGCTGGGTGGACGCGGCGGCCGAGACGCTGCCCGCGTTCGGGGTGGACCTCGACTGGTACACCACCCGGCAGCGCGAGGAGCTGGAGGTCCTGCCCTGGGACCACCTCGACTCGGGCCTCGACAAGGACTGGCTCTGGCAGGACTGGCAGGACTCGTTCAGCGAGTTCGAGCAGGACGACTGCCGGTGGACGCCCTGCTTCGACTGCGGCGTCTGCCCGTCGATGGACACCGAGATCCAGATCGGCCCCACCGGCAAGAAGTTGCTGCCGCTCACCCCGCTGGGCGGCAACGGCATGAAGGTGCCGGCCGGCGACAACTCCGCCTGA